GCCTGCACGGCTTCCGGGAGGCCATGGCCAAGCAGGGCGTGGCGTACGTGCCCAGCTACGACGGCGGCTTCACCCACGAGGGCGGCGAGCGCGCCATGGAACGCCTGCTGGCCGAGCACCCGGAGACCGACGGCGTCTTCGTCGCCAGCGACGTGATGGCCCAGGGCGCCCTGGCCGTGCTACGCGATCATGGGAAATCCGTTCCGGACGATGTCGCCGTGGTCGGCTTCGACGACAGCAGCGCCGCCCTGGCCAGCCGCCCCCAGCTCACCACGGTCCGCCAGCCGGTAGAGGACATGGCCGCCGAGATGGCCCGCCTCCTCCTGGCCCGCATCGACCAGCGCGCCAACCGCACCACCAGCGTCATCTTCGACCCCGAACTCATCCTCCGCGCCTCCGCCTGACCGCCCCCACCCCGGGGCCCCCGTTTCCCGTTGATCATGAACTTAGGGCACGGCTCGGCGGCGTGTCATGGCTGCAACTTCATGATCGACGGGGCTTGGGCGGGCCGGTGAGGGTCGGTTGAGCAGGCAGGATGCGTGTACTGGTAACAGTGCGGCAACCGGGGCTTGACAGGACGGGGGTGCCGGACGATGCTCTCGCATGGGAGAGCGCTCTCCGATGATGTTCCGCCGTACGTCCCTCACTGAATACCACCATCCCTTCCTGGTTGGAGGAAAGAATGCGTCCAGCACACAACGGGTCGCGCCTGCGCCGCCGTGCGGTCATGGCCGCCGCGCCGCTGCTCGCGGCCGCGCTGGTCCTGACGACCGCTGCCTGTGGCGGTAGCGAGGAGCCGGGTAAGCCCGGTGGCAAGGTGAAGCTCACGATCGCGACGTTCGGTGAGTTCGGGTACAAGGAGCTGTACAAGGAGTACCAGCAGCTGAACCCGAATGTGGAGATCACCGAGCGGATCACCAAGGCTGAGGATCACCACAAGAACCTGGCCGCGCACCTGGCGACGAACACGGGTGCTGCGGACATCGAGGCGATCGAGGAGGGCTGGGCGGGTCAGTTCACGGCCAACCCGGGCAAGTTCTACAACTGGACGGACTACGGCGCGAACGACATCAAGGCGCAGTGGCCGGCGTGGAAGTGGCAGCAGGGCTCCGCGGCTTCGGGTGAGGTCATCGGCCTGGGCACCGACGTCGGCGGCATGGCGATGTGCTACCGGCGGGACTTCTTCGAGAAGGCCGGTCTGCCGACCGAGCGTGATGAGGTCTCCAAGCTGTGGCCGACGTGGGAGGACTACATCAAGGCGGGCGAGCGTTTCAAGGCCGCCAACATCAAGGGTTCGGCGTGGATGGACGGGCCGACCGTCATGTACCGGTCGATCCTGGGTCAGCAGCCGATCGGTATCTACGACGGTGACAAGGTCGTGGCGGACACCAACCCCGGCGTGAAGAAGGCGTGGGACCTGACGATCGACGCGATCAACAAGGGCCTGTCGGCGAAGATCGCCGCGTGGTCGGCGGACTGGAACGCCGGTATGGCCAAGGGCAGCTTCGTGACCCTGGCGTGCCCGTCGTGGATGATGGCGTACATCCAGTCGCAGGCCAAGGACTCCTCGGGTAAGTGGGACATCGCCGCGGTGCCTGGTGGTGGCGGTAACTGGGGTGGTTCGTTCCTGACGCTGCCGAAGCAGGGTAAGAACGTCGAGGAGGCCGCGAAGCTGGCCAAGTGGCTGGTGGCCCCCGAGCAGCAGGCGAAGGTGTTCCGGGCTCTGGGCAACTTCCCGTCGACCGTGTCCCTGTACGAGGATGCGGTGATCAAGGACTTTAAGAACCCGTTCTTCAACAACGCGCCGGTGGGTCAGATCTTCTCGGCTTCGGTGAAGACGATGGTGCCGCAGTTCATGGGTGCGAAGTCGGGTGACATCAACACGGCGATCCAGAACGGTCTGACCCGTGTCGAGCAGGGCAAGCAGAAGCCGGACGAGGCTTGGCAGCAGTCGCTGAAGGACGTCAAGGCGCTGCTCTAGTACCAGGGACGGGCCCGGCCGCGACGATGTGGCCGGGCCCGCCGGTTTCCGCCGTGAAGGGACCCCTCGATGAAGAACCTGCTCTACCGCTTGGACGTGAAGGGTTCGCCCTACCTCTACGTCATCCCGTTCTTCCTGATCTTCGCCGCGTTCGGCATCTTCCCGCTGGCGTACACCGCGTGGGTGTCGCTGCACGAGTGGAGCCTGCTGTCGGAGACGCACACCTTCCTGGGCCTGCAGAACTACAAGGATCTGCTGGCTGACGAGTACTTCTGGAACGCGCTGCGCAACACGGCCCAGATCTGGGTGATCTCCACGGTGCCGCAGCTGCTGATGGCGCTGCTGCTGGCCCACGTGCTCAACCAGCGGCTGCGCGCGCCCACGTTCTGGCGGATGACGGCGGTGCTGCCGAACATCACGTCGGTGGCGGCGGTGGCGATCATCTTCGGGCAGATCTTCGGCAAGGACTACGGCCTGGTGAACTGGGTCCTGGAGTCGCTGGGGCTGGGCCGGATCGACTGGCAGGCCGGCACGGCGTCGTCGCAGATCGCGATCAGCGTGATGATCATCTGGCGGTGGACGGGCTACAACGCGCTGATCTACCTCGCCGCGATGCAGGCCGTCAGCAAGGACCTGTACGACGCGGCGTCGCTGGACGGCGCCAGCAGCCTGCAGCAGCTGACCCGGATCACCGTGCCCGCGATCCGTCCGACGATCATCTTCACGGTGATCGTGTCGACGATCGGCGGTATGCAGGTTCTGGCGGAGCCGTTGCTGTTCGGCGGCGGGAGCATGACCGGTGGTTCGGACCGGCAGTTCCAGACGCTGTCGCTGTACCTGTACGAGGTCGGGTTCTCCCGGTTCGACTTCGGTTACGCGTCCACGGCCGCGTGGGCGATGTTCGGCATCATCGTGATCGTCGCGGCGATCAACTACTTCCTCACCAGCCGCCTGCGGAGGTCCTGATGACCACCACGATGACCCGCCCGGAACGCACCCGGCAGACCCCGCCGCCGTCCGCGCCCGGCAAGCGTTTCAAGGGCGTCAGCGACCGCCGCCCCGGTCTGCTCACCTACCTCGCGCTGACCGGCCTGGCGCTGTTCTCGGCGTTCCCGCTCTACTGGTCGTTCGTCGTCGGCTCGCACGACAACGGCATCCTGGGGCAGGTCCCGCCGCCGTTCGGCCTCGGCCCGAACCTGTTCGCCAACATCGAGCGCGCGTTCGGCACCATCGAGTTCGGCAAGGCGCTGATGAACTCGTTCCTGGTGTCGGGCGGGATCACGCTGAGCGTGGTGCTGTTCTCGACGCTGGCCGGCTTCGCGTTCGCCAAGCTGAGCTTCAAGGGCCGCAACATCCTGCTGATCACCGTCATCGCGACCATGATGGTGCCGACGCAGCTGGGCATCATCCCGCTGTACATGCTGATGGCGAAGATCGAGTGGACCGGCACCATGTACGCCGTCGTCGCGCCCGGCCTGGTCAGCGCGTTCGGCGTGTTCTTCATGACGCAGTACCTCGGTGAGGCGGTGCCGACCGAGCTGATCGAGGCGGCCCGCGCCGACGGCTGCTCCACGCTGCGCATCTTCTGGCACGTGGTGCTGCCGATCTCCAAGCCGGCCGCGGCCGTGCTGGGCATGCTCACCTTCATGACGGCCTGGAACGACTTCTTCTGGCCGCTGGTCGTGCTCACCCCCGAGGACCCGACGGTGCAGGTCGCGCTGTCGGCGCTGGCGAGCGGTTACATCACCGACTTCTCGCTGTCGCTGACCGGCACGCTCATCGCCACGCTGCCGCTGATGGTGGTGTTCGTCCTGCTCGGCAAGCAGATCATCGGCGGCATCATGCAGGGCGCGGTGAAGGGATGACCAGCGTCCTGCCACAGGAGGTGGCCGCGCCCGCGCGGCTGACCTTCCCGCCGGGGTTCCGCTGGGGCGCGGCGACCGCGTCGTACCAGATCGAGGGGGCGGCGGCCGAGGACGGCCGAACGCCGTCGATCTGGGACACGATGTCGCGCCAGCCGGGGCGGGTGTTCCGCAACCACAGCGGCGACGTGGCCTGCGACCACTACCACCGCTACCGCGACGACGTACGCCTCATGTCCGAGCTGGGCCTGGGCACCTACCGCTTCTCGGTGGCCTGGCCGCGCATCAAGCCCGACGGCTCCGGCCCGGTCAACCCGCGCGGCCTGGACTTCTACGACCGGCTCGTGGACGAGCTGCTGGCCGCGGGCATCGCGCCCATGGTCACCCTCTACCACTGGGACCTTCCGCAGGTGCTGGAGGACCAGGGCGGCTGGACCGCGCGCGACACCGCGTACTACCTGGGCGATCTGGCGGCGGCGACGATCGCGCGGCTCGGCGACCGGGTGGCCACCTGGACGACCCTCAACGAGCCGTGGTGCTCGGCGTTCCTCGGGTACGCCAGCGGCGACCACGCGCCCGGCCGGCGCGAGCCGCAGGCGGCTTACCTGGCCGCGCACCACCTGCTGCTCGGGCACGGCCTGGCCGCGCAGGCGCTGCGGGCCGGGGGCGCGCGCGAGGTGTCGATCACGCACGTGCTGACCCGGGTCAGCCCGCAGAACCCGCACGACGCGCACGACCGGGACGCGGCCCGGCTGGTCGACGGCCTGCAGAACCGGATCTGGCTGGACCCGGTGCTGCGCGGGCAGTATCCGGCGGACGTGCTGCCGCTGTTCGAGCGGTTCGGCGCGCGCGACGCGATCCACGACGGCGACCTGGACGTCATCGCGACGCCGATCGACCTGCTCGGCGTGAACTACTACCAGCCCGCGCTGGTGCGGGCGAAGGTGGGCGCGGTCGGGCAGGCGTCCTACCCGGGCAGCGAGGGCGTCGACTTCCCGCCGCAGGGCCTGCC
The Catellatospora sp. IY07-71 DNA segment above includes these coding regions:
- a CDS encoding extracellular solute-binding protein codes for the protein MRPAHNGSRLRRRAVMAAAPLLAAALVLTTAACGGSEEPGKPGGKVKLTIATFGEFGYKELYKEYQQLNPNVEITERITKAEDHHKNLAAHLATNTGAADIEAIEEGWAGQFTANPGKFYNWTDYGANDIKAQWPAWKWQQGSAASGEVIGLGTDVGGMAMCYRRDFFEKAGLPTERDEVSKLWPTWEDYIKAGERFKAANIKGSAWMDGPTVMYRSILGQQPIGIYDGDKVVADTNPGVKKAWDLTIDAINKGLSAKIAAWSADWNAGMAKGSFVTLACPSWMMAYIQSQAKDSSGKWDIAAVPGGGGNWGGSFLTLPKQGKNVEEAAKLAKWLVAPEQQAKVFRALGNFPSTVSLYEDAVIKDFKNPFFNNAPVGQIFSASVKTMVPQFMGAKSGDINTAIQNGLTRVEQGKQKPDEAWQQSLKDVKALL
- a CDS encoding GH1 family beta-glucosidase, yielding MTSVLPQEVAAPARLTFPPGFRWGAATASYQIEGAAAEDGRTPSIWDTMSRQPGRVFRNHSGDVACDHYHRYRDDVRLMSELGLGTYRFSVAWPRIKPDGSGPVNPRGLDFYDRLVDELLAAGIAPMVTLYHWDLPQVLEDQGGWTARDTAYYLGDLAAATIARLGDRVATWTTLNEPWCSAFLGYASGDHAPGRREPQAAYLAAHHLLLGHGLAAQALRAGGAREVSITHVLTRVSPQNPHDAHDRDAARLVDGLQNRIWLDPVLRGQYPADVLPLFERFGARDAIHDGDLDVIATPIDLLGVNYYQPALVRAKVGAVGQASYPGSEGVDFPPQGLPVTGMDWPIDATGLSDVLVRLSRDYPGTPLMVTENGSAYHDLLEGDRVADPERIAYFEGHLRAVHHAVERGADVRGYLAWSLLDNFEWAYGYGKRFGLVYVDYDTQRRVLKDSARWYAQVIRDNGL
- a CDS encoding carbohydrate ABC transporter permease, which encodes MKNLLYRLDVKGSPYLYVIPFFLIFAAFGIFPLAYTAWVSLHEWSLLSETHTFLGLQNYKDLLADEYFWNALRNTAQIWVISTVPQLLMALLLAHVLNQRLRAPTFWRMTAVLPNITSVAAVAIIFGQIFGKDYGLVNWVLESLGLGRIDWQAGTASSQIAISVMIIWRWTGYNALIYLAAMQAVSKDLYDAASLDGASSLQQLTRITVPAIRPTIIFTVIVSTIGGMQVLAEPLLFGGGSMTGGSDRQFQTLSLYLYEVGFSRFDFGYASTAAWAMFGIIVIVAAINYFLTSRLRRS
- a CDS encoding carbohydrate ABC transporter permease; amino-acid sequence: MTTTMTRPERTRQTPPPSAPGKRFKGVSDRRPGLLTYLALTGLALFSAFPLYWSFVVGSHDNGILGQVPPPFGLGPNLFANIERAFGTIEFGKALMNSFLVSGGITLSVVLFSTLAGFAFAKLSFKGRNILLITVIATMMVPTQLGIIPLYMLMAKIEWTGTMYAVVAPGLVSAFGVFFMTQYLGEAVPTELIEAARADGCSTLRIFWHVVLPISKPAAAVLGMLTFMTAWNDFFWPLVVLTPEDPTVQVALSALASGYITDFSLSLTGTLIATLPLMVVFVLLGKQIIGGIMQGAVKG